In a genomic window of Vigna angularis cultivar LongXiaoDou No.4 chromosome 6, ASM1680809v1, whole genome shotgun sequence:
- the LOC108322843 gene encoding probable CCR4-associated factor 1 homolog 11, protein MILASRATIHTDQFPVLNRNQEYKKSMAVVPRGGSIVTRSVWASNLETEFELIRSVISSYPLISMDTEFPGVIFHSNSDMREPQYNYAVMKANVECLHLIQLGLTLSDCDGNLPSFQSSDRFIWEFNFREFNVACDPHATESIALLQRQGIDLEKNWKFGVDIERFVELLMFSGMVCNNNVQWITFHGAYDFGYLVKALTSRFFPTQPLLPVDLSYFMYLVKFFFGGTIYDVKHLIKFCPDLHGGLDRVSDSLCLDRAVGKSHQAGSDSLLTLHAFNKIKNVYFSKHSCSHILNYKNVLYSLELF, encoded by the exons ATGATCCTGGCGTCGAGGGCTACAATTCATACCGATCAATTTCCTGTTTTGAACCG AAACCAAGAATACAAGAAAAGCATGGCCGTTGTTCCTCGTGGTGGTTCTATAGTGACGAGATCAGTGTGGGCGTCAAATCTTGAAACGGAATTTGAGCTGATCCGTTCTGTCATCTCCTCCTACCCTTTGATCAGCATGGACACAGAATTTCCCGGCGTGATCTTTCACTCCAACTCCGATATGCGGGAACCACAATATAATTACGCCGTAATGAAAGCTAACGTGGAATGTCTGCATCTGATTCAACTTGGTCTTACTCTTTCAGACTGCGATGGAAACCTTCCAAGCTTTCAATCTTCTGATCGTTTCATCTGGGAATTCAACTTTCGCGAGTTCAACGTCGCATGCGATCCTCACGCGACCGAGTCCATTGCACTCCTTCAACGTCAAGGCATTGATCTAGAAAAGAATTGGAAATTCGGAGTAGACATTGAGCGGTTTGTGGAGCTGTTGATGTTCTCTGGAATGGTTTGTAACAATAATGTTCAATGGATCACTTTTCATGGTGCCTACGACTTTGGGTATCTTGTGAAGGCACTGACTTCAAGGTTTTTTCCCACACAACCTCTTTTGCCTGTGGACTTGTCATACTTTATGTATTTGGTTAAGTTTTTCTTTGGAGGgacaatatacgacgttaaacATCTCATCAAGTTCTGTCCTGATCTCCACGGTGGTTTGGATCGAGTGTCTGACTCTCTGTGTTTGGATCGGGCAGTTGGTAAGAGCCATCAAGCAGGCTCTGACAGTTTACTCACTCTCCATGCTTTCAACAAAATTAAGaatgtttatttttctaaacaCTCTTGTTCTCACATTCTCAACTACAAGAATGTCTTGTATAGTTTAGAACTTTTCTGA